The following are encoded in a window of Fusarium verticillioides 7600 chromosome 6, whole genome shotgun sequence genomic DNA:
- a CDS encoding transcription factor IWS1, translated as MSERDSPIGEHANEPVNDGQEQEYEDAVAAADSDRDSDALSEVDEDQFEDYDPETANIEDRPVDIDEDVARTLKATKRKRADGEAPKKPREGRRDKKRRDRDEDVDMDDAEDGGKKSRRSRRAAGDGERRPRSKPASPEPEKDENLTPAERKQRELDRMIDAAIKKPSGLKRRKKDEIDLEDEIDDLLADLKVQMEQACQADNQAREAGQPALHKLKLLPEVTAILNRNNVQHAVLDPDTNFLQHVKFFLEPLNDGSLPAYNIQRDIFNALAKMNIEKEALLSSGIGRVVVFYTRSKKPEPSIKRIATRLLGEWSRPILKRTDDYKKRQIETRDYDYESAKMAQRQKTSSQFSLSQRPAANAKDAERERLLAPSRGNNSARMVNLPSSYTVAPQSTFMGSQNSSHRPLGAGGMEAFRKMAQKSKKRAN; from the exons ATGTCGGAAAGGGATTCCCCAATTGGCGAGCACGCCAATGAGCCTGTCAACGAcggccaagagcaagaataTGAGGATGCTGTCGCCGCTGCTGATTCTGATCGCGACTCCGATGCGCTGTCCGAGGTCGACGAGGATCAGTTCGAGGACTACGACCCAGAAACGGCGAATATTGAGGACCGTCCCGTCGACATTGACGAAGATGTTGCTCGTACATTGAAAGCTACAAAGCGAAAGCGCGCAGACGGAGAGGCTCCAAAGAAACCACGTGAGGGCCGTCGAGATAAGAAGcgccgagatcgagatgaagatgttgatatggatgatgcagaggatggGGGCAAGAAGTCACGACGTTCAAGACgcgctgctggtgatggagagcGACGTCCACGTTCTAAGCCTGCTAGTCCCGAGcctgagaaggatgagaacttGACACCGGCGGAGCGAAAGCAGCGAGAGCTCGACCGAATGATAGATGCGGCAATCAAGAAACCAAGCGGCCTCAAGCGcaggaagaaggatgagatt gatcttgaggacgagATTGATGACCTTCTAGCGGATCTCAAGGTACAGATGGAGCAGGCCTGTCAGGCTGATAACCAGGCTCGCGAGGCCGGCCAACCAGCTCTGCAcaagctgaagcttctcCCCGAAGTCACCGCTATTCTGAACAGAAACAACGTCCAACACGCCGTTCTGGACCCCGATACGAACTTTTTGCAGCACgtcaagttcttcttggagCCTCTGAACGATGGCTCTCTTCCAGCGTACAACATTCAACgcgacatcttcaacgctctcgccaagatgaacatCGAGAAAGAGGCGCTCCTCAGCAGCGGTATCGGAAGAGTGGTGGTGTTCTATACTCGTAGCAAGAAGCCCGAACCCAGTATCAAGAGAATTGCTACACGACTCCTGGGAGAATGGAGTCGACCTATCCTCAAACGAACCGACGATTACAAGAAGCGCCAGATCGAGACCCGTGACTACGATTATGA ATCTGCCAAGATGGCACAACGCCAGAAGACCAGCTCTCAATTCAGTCTTTCCCAACGTCCTgccgccaacgccaaggACGCTGAGCGCGAACGTCTACTGGCCCCATCACGAGGCAACAACTCGGCGCGTATGGTCAACTTGCCTTCGAGCTACACTGTTGCTCCCCAGAGCACCTTTATGGGCTCGCAAAACTCTAGCCATCGTCCCCTTGGTGCAGGCGGTATGGAGGCTTTCCGCAAGATGGctcagaagagcaagaagcgGGCCAACTAA
- a CDS encoding CMGC/SRPK protein kinase: MNGTQSPDAQKAANANTNGSNSNNSSLAAKKRKKDLKPIITMEGTNQPAGSHQLSAMAHSPSSSSVDDAAENTADEEDSEDYCKGGYHPVQVGEKFKDGKYTVVRKLGWGHFSTVWLSRDNTNGKHVALKVVRSAAHYTETAIDEIKLLNKIVQAKPDHPGRKHVVSLLDSFEHKGPHGTHVCMVFEVLGENLLGLIKRWNHRGIPMPLVKQITKQVLLGLDYLHRECGIIHTDLKPENVLIEIGDVEQIVKRVVKPESAEKENNRNGRRRRRTLITGSQPLPSPLNTSFNQSNLFPSPNTHSSLAGVLNEGKSSKEASPKPSDDAQKQREKSADLLSREVSGISLDKSNSPSASTGEKRKAEDAHAFDVISVKIADLGNACWVNHHFTNDIQTRQYRSPEVILGSKWGASTDVWSMAAMVFELITGDYLFDPQSGTKYGKDDDHIAQIIELLGPFPKSLCLSGKWSQEIFNRKGELRNIHRLRHWALPDVLREKYHFKEDEAKRIADFLTPMLELVPEKRANAGGMAGHVWLEDTPGMKGLKIEGLEVGGRGEGIDGWATEVRKR, translated from the exons ATGAACGGCACACAATCCCCCGATGCCCAAAAGGCAGCAaatgccaacaccaacggtagcaacagcaacaatAGCAGTCTTGCTGCtaagaagcgcaagaaggACTTGAAGCCGATAATTACTATGGAGGGCACAAACCAACCAGCTGG ATCCCACCAGCTTTCCGCCATGGCCCATTCcccctcttcctcgtccGTCGACGATGCCGCCGAAAATActgcagatgaagaggattcTGAAGATTACTGCAAAGGTGGCTACCACCCCGTACAAGTCGgagagaagttcaaggatgGAAAATATACCGTGGTTCGCAAGCTAGGATGGGGTCATTTCTCAACCGTCTGGCTGTCCCgcgacaacaccaacggcAAGCATGTCGCCCTCAAGGTTGTCCGTTCCGCCGCCCACTACACCGAGACCGCcatcgatgagatcaagcttctcaacaagattgtTCAAGCCAAGCCCGATCACCCTGGTCGCAAGCACGTTGTGAGTCTTTTGGACTCGTTCGAGCACAAGGGACCCCACGGCACCCACGTCTGTATGGTTTTCGAGGTGCTGGGAGAGAATTTGCTTGGGCTCATCAAGCGCTGGAATCACCGTGGCATTCCCATGCCTCTTGTCAAACAAATTACAAAGCAAGTTCTACTAGGCCTCGACTACCTCCATCGCGAATGCGGTATCATTCACACCGACCTCAAACCAGAAAATGTCCTTATCGAGATTGGGGATGTTGAACAGATCGTTAAGCGCGTCGTCAAACCTGAATCTGCCGAAAAGGAGAATAACCGCAATGGACGTCGGCGCAGAAGGACTCTCATTACTGGCAGTCAACCATTGCCATCTcccctcaacaccagcttcaaccaGTCCAACCTTTTCCCCTCACCGAACACGCACTCTAGTCTTGCTGGTGTCCTGAACGAAG GCAAGTCATCAAAGGAGGCATCTCCTAAACCATCTGACGATGCCCAAAAGCAACGAGAAAAGTCTGC CGATCTTCTCAGTCGGGAAGTCTCAGGTATCTCTCTAGACAAGTCAAACTCTCCCTCTGCTTCAACAGGCGAAAAGCGCAAGGCAGAAGATGCGCACGCTTTCGATGTTATTAGCGTCAAGATTGCAGACCTGGGCAATGCCTGCTGGGTCAACCACCACTTTACCAACGACATCCAGACAAGACAATATAGATCACCTGAGGTTATTTTGGGTTCCAAATGGGGTGCCAGCACTGATGTATGGAGTATGGCAGCTATG GTGTTTGAGTTAATCACCGGAGATTATTTGTTTGATCCTCAGTCAGGTACCAAGTATGGTAAGGACGATGACCACATTGCTCAAATCATCGAACTACTTGGGCCATTCCCCAAATCTCTATGTCTCAGTGGCAAGTGGAGTCAGGAGATCTTCAACCGAAAGGGAGAATTGCGAAACATCCACCGACTGCGGCATTGGGCTCTACCGGATGTGCTACGCGAGAAGTATCACTTTAAGGAAGACGAGGCAAAGCGTATTGCAGACTTCCTCACCCCAATGTTGGAGTTAGTACCTGAGAAGCGAGCCAATGCTGGCGGAATGGCAGGTCACGTCTGGTTGGAGGATACACCTGGCATGAAGGGGCTGAAGATTGAGGGCCTGGAAGTCGGTGGCCGTGGTGAAGGCATCGACGGCTGGGCGACGGAAGTAAGGAAGAGATAA
- a CDS encoding CMGC/SRPK protein kinase encodes MNGTQSPDAQKAANANTNGSNSNNSSLAAKKRKKDLKPIITMEGTNQPAGSHQLSAMAHSPSSSSVDDAAENTADEEDSEDYCKGGYHPVQVGEKFKDGKYTVVRKLGWGHFSTVWLSRDNTNGKHVALKVVRSAAHYTETAIDEIKLLNKIVQAKPDHPGRKHVVSLLDSFEHKGPHGTHVCMVFEVLGENLLGLIKRWNHRGIPMPLVKQITKQVLLGLDYLHRECGIIHTDLKPENVLIEIGDVEQIVKRVVKPESAEKENNRNGRRRRRTLITGSQPLPSPLNTSFNQSNLFPSPNTHSSLAGVLNEAGKSSKEASPKPSDDAQKQREKSADLLSREVSGISLDKSNSPSASTGEKRKAEDAHAFDVISVKIADLGNACWVNHHFTNDIQTRQYRSPEVILGSKWGASTDVWSMAAMVFELITGDYLFDPQSGTKYGKDDDHIAQIIELLGPFPKSLCLSGKWSQEIFNRKGELRNIHRLRHWALPDVLREKYHFKEDEAKRIADFLTPMLELVPEKRANAGGMAGHVWLEDTPGMKGLKIEGLEVGGRGEGIDGWATEVRKR; translated from the exons ATGAACGGCACACAATCCCCCGATGCCCAAAAGGCAGCAaatgccaacaccaacggtagcaacagcaacaatAGCAGTCTTGCTGCtaagaagcgcaagaaggACTTGAAGCCGATAATTACTATGGAGGGCACAAACCAACCAGCTGG ATCCCACCAGCTTTCCGCCATGGCCCATTCcccctcttcctcgtccGTCGACGATGCCGCCGAAAATActgcagatgaagaggattcTGAAGATTACTGCAAAGGTGGCTACCACCCCGTACAAGTCGgagagaagttcaaggatgGAAAATATACCGTGGTTCGCAAGCTAGGATGGGGTCATTTCTCAACCGTCTGGCTGTCCCgcgacaacaccaacggcAAGCATGTCGCCCTCAAGGTTGTCCGTTCCGCCGCCCACTACACCGAGACCGCcatcgatgagatcaagcttctcaacaagattgtTCAAGCCAAGCCCGATCACCCTGGTCGCAAGCACGTTGTGAGTCTTTTGGACTCGTTCGAGCACAAGGGACCCCACGGCACCCACGTCTGTATGGTTTTCGAGGTGCTGGGAGAGAATTTGCTTGGGCTCATCAAGCGCTGGAATCACCGTGGCATTCCCATGCCTCTTGTCAAACAAATTACAAAGCAAGTTCTACTAGGCCTCGACTACCTCCATCGCGAATGCGGTATCATTCACACCGACCTCAAACCAGAAAATGTCCTTATCGAGATTGGGGATGTTGAACAGATCGTTAAGCGCGTCGTCAAACCTGAATCTGCCGAAAAGGAGAATAACCGCAATGGACGTCGGCGCAGAAGGACTCTCATTACTGGCAGTCAACCATTGCCATCTcccctcaacaccagcttcaaccaGTCCAACCTTTTCCCCTCACCGAACACGCACTCTAGTCTTGCTGGTGTCCTGAACGAAG CAGGCAAGTCATCAAAGGAGGCATCTCCTAAACCATCTGACGATGCCCAAAAGCAACGAGAAAAGTCTGC CGATCTTCTCAGTCGGGAAGTCTCAGGTATCTCTCTAGACAAGTCAAACTCTCCCTCTGCTTCAACAGGCGAAAAGCGCAAGGCAGAAGATGCGCACGCTTTCGATGTTATTAGCGTCAAGATTGCAGACCTGGGCAATGCCTGCTGGGTCAACCACCACTTTACCAACGACATCCAGACAAGACAATATAGATCACCTGAGGTTATTTTGGGTTCCAAATGGGGTGCCAGCACTGATGTATGGAGTATGGCAGCTATG GTGTTTGAGTTAATCACCGGAGATTATTTGTTTGATCCTCAGTCAGGTACCAAGTATGGTAAGGACGATGACCACATTGCTCAAATCATCGAACTACTTGGGCCATTCCCCAAATCTCTATGTCTCAGTGGCAAGTGGAGTCAGGAGATCTTCAACCGAAAGGGAGAATTGCGAAACATCCACCGACTGCGGCATTGGGCTCTACCGGATGTGCTACGCGAGAAGTATCACTTTAAGGAAGACGAGGCAAAGCGTATTGCAGACTTCCTCACCCCAATGTTGGAGTTAGTACCTGAGAAGCGAGCCAATGCTGGCGGAATGGCAGGTCACGTCTGGTTGGAGGATACACCTGGCATGAAGGGGCTGAAGATTGAGGGCCTGGAAGTCGGTGGCCGTGGTGAAGGCATCGACGGCTGGGCGACGGAAGTAAGGAAGAGATAA
- a CDS encoding CMGC/SRPK protein kinase produces the protein MSSFLKSRSHQLSAMAHSPSSSSVDDAAENTADEEDSEDYCKGGYHPVQVGEKFKDGKYTVVRKLGWGHFSTVWLSRDNTNGKHVALKVVRSAAHYTETAIDEIKLLNKIVQAKPDHPGRKHVVSLLDSFEHKGPHGTHVCMVFEVLGENLLGLIKRWNHRGIPMPLVKQITKQVLLGLDYLHRECGIIHTDLKPENVLIEIGDVEQIVKRVVKPESAEKENNRNGRRRRRTLITGSQPLPSPLNTSFNQSNLFPSPNTHSSLAGVLNEGKSSKEASPKPSDDAQKQREKSADLLSREVSGISLDKSNSPSASTGEKRKAEDAHAFDVISVKIADLGNACWVNHHFTNDIQTRQYRSPEVILGSKWGASTDVWSMAAMVFELITGDYLFDPQSGTKYGKDDDHIAQIIELLGPFPKSLCLSGKWSQEIFNRKGELRNIHRLRHWALPDVLREKYHFKEDEAKRIADFLTPMLELVPEKRANAGGMAGHVWLEDTPGMKGLKIEGLEVGGRGEGIDGWATEVRKR, from the exons ATGAGCAGCTTTCTCAAATCAAG ATCCCACCAGCTTTCCGCCATGGCCCATTCcccctcttcctcgtccGTCGACGATGCCGCCGAAAATActgcagatgaagaggattcTGAAGATTACTGCAAAGGTGGCTACCACCCCGTACAAGTCGgagagaagttcaaggatgGAAAATATACCGTGGTTCGCAAGCTAGGATGGGGTCATTTCTCAACCGTCTGGCTGTCCCgcgacaacaccaacggcAAGCATGTCGCCCTCAAGGTTGTCCGTTCCGCCGCCCACTACACCGAGACCGCcatcgatgagatcaagcttctcaacaagattgtTCAAGCCAAGCCCGATCACCCTGGTCGCAAGCACGTTGTGAGTCTTTTGGACTCGTTCGAGCACAAGGGACCCCACGGCACCCACGTCTGTATGGTTTTCGAGGTGCTGGGAGAGAATTTGCTTGGGCTCATCAAGCGCTGGAATCACCGTGGCATTCCCATGCCTCTTGTCAAACAAATTACAAAGCAAGTTCTACTAGGCCTCGACTACCTCCATCGCGAATGCGGTATCATTCACACCGACCTCAAACCAGAAAATGTCCTTATCGAGATTGGGGATGTTGAACAGATCGTTAAGCGCGTCGTCAAACCTGAATCTGCCGAAAAGGAGAATAACCGCAATGGACGTCGGCGCAGAAGGACTCTCATTACTGGCAGTCAACCATTGCCATCTcccctcaacaccagcttcaaccaGTCCAACCTTTTCCCCTCACCGAACACGCACTCTAGTCTTGCTGGTGTCCTGAACGAAG GCAAGTCATCAAAGGAGGCATCTCCTAAACCATCTGACGATGCCCAAAAGCAACGAGAAAAGTCTGC CGATCTTCTCAGTCGGGAAGTCTCAGGTATCTCTCTAGACAAGTCAAACTCTCCCTCTGCTTCAACAGGCGAAAAGCGCAAGGCAGAAGATGCGCACGCTTTCGATGTTATTAGCGTCAAGATTGCAGACCTGGGCAATGCCTGCTGGGTCAACCACCACTTTACCAACGACATCCAGACAAGACAATATAGATCACCTGAGGTTATTTTGGGTTCCAAATGGGGTGCCAGCACTGATGTATGGAGTATGGCAGCTATG GTGTTTGAGTTAATCACCGGAGATTATTTGTTTGATCCTCAGTCAGGTACCAAGTATGGTAAGGACGATGACCACATTGCTCAAATCATCGAACTACTTGGGCCATTCCCCAAATCTCTATGTCTCAGTGGCAAGTGGAGTCAGGAGATCTTCAACCGAAAGGGAGAATTGCGAAACATCCACCGACTGCGGCATTGGGCTCTACCGGATGTGCTACGCGAGAAGTATCACTTTAAGGAAGACGAGGCAAAGCGTATTGCAGACTTCCTCACCCCAATGTTGGAGTTAGTACCTGAGAAGCGAGCCAATGCTGGCGGAATGGCAGGTCACGTCTGGTTGGAGGATACACCTGGCATGAAGGGGCTGAAGATTGAGGGCCTGGAAGTCGGTGGCCGTGGTGAAGGCATCGACGGCTGGGCGACGGAAGTAAGGAAGAGATAA
- a CDS encoding CMGC/SRPK protein kinase, with amino-acid sequence MSSFLKSRSHQLSAMAHSPSSSSVDDAAENTADEEDSEDYCKGGYHPVQVGEKFKDGKYTVVRKLGWGHFSTVWLSRDNTNGKHVALKVVRSAAHYTETAIDEIKLLNKIVQAKPDHPGRKHVVSLLDSFEHKGPHGTHVCMVFEVLGENLLGLIKRWNHRGIPMPLVKQITKQVLLGLDYLHRECGIIHTDLKPENVLIEIGDVEQIVKRVVKPESAEKENNRNGRRRRRTLITGSQPLPSPLNTSFNQSNLFPSPNTHSSLAGVLNEAGKSSKEASPKPSDDAQKQREKSADLLSREVSGISLDKSNSPSASTGEKRKAEDAHAFDVISVKIADLGNACWVNHHFTNDIQTRQYRSPEVILGSKWGASTDVWSMAAMVFELITGDYLFDPQSGTKYGKDDDHIAQIIELLGPFPKSLCLSGKWSQEIFNRKGELRNIHRLRHWALPDVLREKYHFKEDEAKRIADFLTPMLELVPEKRANAGGMAGHVWLEDTPGMKGLKIEGLEVGGRGEGIDGWATEVRKR; translated from the exons ATGAGCAGCTTTCTCAAATCAAG ATCCCACCAGCTTTCCGCCATGGCCCATTCcccctcttcctcgtccGTCGACGATGCCGCCGAAAATActgcagatgaagaggattcTGAAGATTACTGCAAAGGTGGCTACCACCCCGTACAAGTCGgagagaagttcaaggatgGAAAATATACCGTGGTTCGCAAGCTAGGATGGGGTCATTTCTCAACCGTCTGGCTGTCCCgcgacaacaccaacggcAAGCATGTCGCCCTCAAGGTTGTCCGTTCCGCCGCCCACTACACCGAGACCGCcatcgatgagatcaagcttctcaacaagattgtTCAAGCCAAGCCCGATCACCCTGGTCGCAAGCACGTTGTGAGTCTTTTGGACTCGTTCGAGCACAAGGGACCCCACGGCACCCACGTCTGTATGGTTTTCGAGGTGCTGGGAGAGAATTTGCTTGGGCTCATCAAGCGCTGGAATCACCGTGGCATTCCCATGCCTCTTGTCAAACAAATTACAAAGCAAGTTCTACTAGGCCTCGACTACCTCCATCGCGAATGCGGTATCATTCACACCGACCTCAAACCAGAAAATGTCCTTATCGAGATTGGGGATGTTGAACAGATCGTTAAGCGCGTCGTCAAACCTGAATCTGCCGAAAAGGAGAATAACCGCAATGGACGTCGGCGCAGAAGGACTCTCATTACTGGCAGTCAACCATTGCCATCTcccctcaacaccagcttcaaccaGTCCAACCTTTTCCCCTCACCGAACACGCACTCTAGTCTTGCTGGTGTCCTGAACGAAG CAGGCAAGTCATCAAAGGAGGCATCTCCTAAACCATCTGACGATGCCCAAAAGCAACGAGAAAAGTCTGC CGATCTTCTCAGTCGGGAAGTCTCAGGTATCTCTCTAGACAAGTCAAACTCTCCCTCTGCTTCAACAGGCGAAAAGCGCAAGGCAGAAGATGCGCACGCTTTCGATGTTATTAGCGTCAAGATTGCAGACCTGGGCAATGCCTGCTGGGTCAACCACCACTTTACCAACGACATCCAGACAAGACAATATAGATCACCTGAGGTTATTTTGGGTTCCAAATGGGGTGCCAGCACTGATGTATGGAGTATGGCAGCTATG GTGTTTGAGTTAATCACCGGAGATTATTTGTTTGATCCTCAGTCAGGTACCAAGTATGGTAAGGACGATGACCACATTGCTCAAATCATCGAACTACTTGGGCCATTCCCCAAATCTCTATGTCTCAGTGGCAAGTGGAGTCAGGAGATCTTCAACCGAAAGGGAGAATTGCGAAACATCCACCGACTGCGGCATTGGGCTCTACCGGATGTGCTACGCGAGAAGTATCACTTTAAGGAAGACGAGGCAAAGCGTATTGCAGACTTCCTCACCCCAATGTTGGAGTTAGTACCTGAGAAGCGAGCCAATGCTGGCGGAATGGCAGGTCACGTCTGGTTGGAGGATACACCTGGCATGAAGGGGCTGAAGATTGAGGGCCTGGAAGTCGGTGGCCGTGGTGAAGGCATCGACGGCTGGGCGACGGAAGTAAGGAAGAGATAA
- a CDS encoding CMGC/SRPK protein kinase, with translation MAHSPSSSSVDDAAENTADEEDSEDYCKGGYHPVQVGEKFKDGKYTVVRKLGWGHFSTVWLSRDNTNGKHVALKVVRSAAHYTETAIDEIKLLNKIVQAKPDHPGRKHVVSLLDSFEHKGPHGTHVCMVFEVLGENLLGLIKRWNHRGIPMPLVKQITKQVLLGLDYLHRECGIIHTDLKPENVLIEIGDVEQIVKRVVKPESAEKENNRNGRRRRRTLITGSQPLPSPLNTSFNQSNLFPSPNTHSSLAGVLNEAGKSSKEASPKPSDDAQKQREKSADLLSREVSGISLDKSNSPSASTGEKRKAEDAHAFDVISVKIADLGNACWVNHHFTNDIQTRQYRSPEVILGSKWGASTDVWSMAAMVFELITGDYLFDPQSGTKYGKDDDHIAQIIELLGPFPKSLCLSGKWSQEIFNRKGELRNIHRLRHWALPDVLREKYHFKEDEAKRIADFLTPMLELVPEKRANAGGMAGHVWLEDTPGMKGLKIEGLEVGGRGEGIDGWATEVRKR, from the exons ATGGCCCATTCcccctcttcctcgtccGTCGACGATGCCGCCGAAAATActgcagatgaagaggattcTGAAGATTACTGCAAAGGTGGCTACCACCCCGTACAAGTCGgagagaagttcaaggatgGAAAATATACCGTGGTTCGCAAGCTAGGATGGGGTCATTTCTCAACCGTCTGGCTGTCCCgcgacaacaccaacggcAAGCATGTCGCCCTCAAGGTTGTCCGTTCCGCCGCCCACTACACCGAGACCGCcatcgatgagatcaagcttctcaacaagattgtTCAAGCCAAGCCCGATCACCCTGGTCGCAAGCACGTTGTGAGTCTTTTGGACTCGTTCGAGCACAAGGGACCCCACGGCACCCACGTCTGTATGGTTTTCGAGGTGCTGGGAGAGAATTTGCTTGGGCTCATCAAGCGCTGGAATCACCGTGGCATTCCCATGCCTCTTGTCAAACAAATTACAAAGCAAGTTCTACTAGGCCTCGACTACCTCCATCGCGAATGCGGTATCATTCACACCGACCTCAAACCAGAAAATGTCCTTATCGAGATTGGGGATGTTGAACAGATCGTTAAGCGCGTCGTCAAACCTGAATCTGCCGAAAAGGAGAATAACCGCAATGGACGTCGGCGCAGAAGGACTCTCATTACTGGCAGTCAACCATTGCCATCTcccctcaacaccagcttcaaccaGTCCAACCTTTTCCCCTCACCGAACACGCACTCTAGTCTTGCTGGTGTCCTGAACGAAG CAGGCAAGTCATCAAAGGAGGCATCTCCTAAACCATCTGACGATGCCCAAAAGCAACGAGAAAAGTCTGC CGATCTTCTCAGTCGGGAAGTCTCAGGTATCTCTCTAGACAAGTCAAACTCTCCCTCTGCTTCAACAGGCGAAAAGCGCAAGGCAGAAGATGCGCACGCTTTCGATGTTATTAGCGTCAAGATTGCAGACCTGGGCAATGCCTGCTGGGTCAACCACCACTTTACCAACGACATCCAGACAAGACAATATAGATCACCTGAGGTTATTTTGGGTTCCAAATGGGGTGCCAGCACTGATGTATGGAGTATGGCAGCTATG GTGTTTGAGTTAATCACCGGAGATTATTTGTTTGATCCTCAGTCAGGTACCAAGTATGGTAAGGACGATGACCACATTGCTCAAATCATCGAACTACTTGGGCCATTCCCCAAATCTCTATGTCTCAGTGGCAAGTGGAGTCAGGAGATCTTCAACCGAAAGGGAGAATTGCGAAACATCCACCGACTGCGGCATTGGGCTCTACCGGATGTGCTACGCGAGAAGTATCACTTTAAGGAAGACGAGGCAAAGCGTATTGCAGACTTCCTCACCCCAATGTTGGAGTTAGTACCTGAGAAGCGAGCCAATGCTGGCGGAATGGCAGGTCACGTCTGGTTGGAGGATACACCTGGCATGAAGGGGCTGAAGATTGAGGGCCTGGAAGTCGGTGGCCGTGGTGAAGGCATCGACGGCTGGGCGACGGAAGTAAGGAAGAGATAA
- a CDS encoding CMGC/SRPK protein kinase, with product MAHSPSSSSVDDAAENTADEEDSEDYCKGGYHPVQVGEKFKDGKYTVVRKLGWGHFSTVWLSRDNTNGKHVALKVVRSAAHYTETAIDEIKLLNKIVQAKPDHPGRKHVVSLLDSFEHKGPHGTHVCMVFEVLGENLLGLIKRWNHRGIPMPLVKQITKQVLLGLDYLHRECGIIHTDLKPENVLIEIGDVEQIVKRVVKPESAEKENNRNGRRRRRTLITGSQPLPSPLNTSFNQSNLFPSPNTHSSLAGVLNEGKSSKEASPKPSDDAQKQREKSADLLSREVSGISLDKSNSPSASTGEKRKAEDAHAFDVISVKIADLGNACWVNHHFTNDIQTRQYRSPEVILGSKWGASTDVWSMAAMVFELITGDYLFDPQSGTKYGKDDDHIAQIIELLGPFPKSLCLSGKWSQEIFNRKGELRNIHRLRHWALPDVLREKYHFKEDEAKRIADFLTPMLELVPEKRANAGGMAGHVWLEDTPGMKGLKIEGLEVGGRGEGIDGWATEVRKR from the exons ATGGCCCATTCcccctcttcctcgtccGTCGACGATGCCGCCGAAAATActgcagatgaagaggattcTGAAGATTACTGCAAAGGTGGCTACCACCCCGTACAAGTCGgagagaagttcaaggatgGAAAATATACCGTGGTTCGCAAGCTAGGATGGGGTCATTTCTCAACCGTCTGGCTGTCCCgcgacaacaccaacggcAAGCATGTCGCCCTCAAGGTTGTCCGTTCCGCCGCCCACTACACCGAGACCGCcatcgatgagatcaagcttctcaacaagattgtTCAAGCCAAGCCCGATCACCCTGGTCGCAAGCACGTTGTGAGTCTTTTGGACTCGTTCGAGCACAAGGGACCCCACGGCACCCACGTCTGTATGGTTTTCGAGGTGCTGGGAGAGAATTTGCTTGGGCTCATCAAGCGCTGGAATCACCGTGGCATTCCCATGCCTCTTGTCAAACAAATTACAAAGCAAGTTCTACTAGGCCTCGACTACCTCCATCGCGAATGCGGTATCATTCACACCGACCTCAAACCAGAAAATGTCCTTATCGAGATTGGGGATGTTGAACAGATCGTTAAGCGCGTCGTCAAACCTGAATCTGCCGAAAAGGAGAATAACCGCAATGGACGTCGGCGCAGAAGGACTCTCATTACTGGCAGTCAACCATTGCCATCTcccctcaacaccagcttcaaccaGTCCAACCTTTTCCCCTCACCGAACACGCACTCTAGTCTTGCTGGTGTCCTGAACGAAG GCAAGTCATCAAAGGAGGCATCTCCTAAACCATCTGACGATGCCCAAAAGCAACGAGAAAAGTCTGC CGATCTTCTCAGTCGGGAAGTCTCAGGTATCTCTCTAGACAAGTCAAACTCTCCCTCTGCTTCAACAGGCGAAAAGCGCAAGGCAGAAGATGCGCACGCTTTCGATGTTATTAGCGTCAAGATTGCAGACCTGGGCAATGCCTGCTGGGTCAACCACCACTTTACCAACGACATCCAGACAAGACAATATAGATCACCTGAGGTTATTTTGGGTTCCAAATGGGGTGCCAGCACTGATGTATGGAGTATGGCAGCTATG GTGTTTGAGTTAATCACCGGAGATTATTTGTTTGATCCTCAGTCAGGTACCAAGTATGGTAAGGACGATGACCACATTGCTCAAATCATCGAACTACTTGGGCCATTCCCCAAATCTCTATGTCTCAGTGGCAAGTGGAGTCAGGAGATCTTCAACCGAAAGGGAGAATTGCGAAACATCCACCGACTGCGGCATTGGGCTCTACCGGATGTGCTACGCGAGAAGTATCACTTTAAGGAAGACGAGGCAAAGCGTATTGCAGACTTCCTCACCCCAATGTTGGAGTTAGTACCTGAGAAGCGAGCCAATGCTGGCGGAATGGCAGGTCACGTCTGGTTGGAGGATACACCTGGCATGAAGGGGCTGAAGATTGAGGGCCTGGAAGTCGGTGGCCGTGGTGAAGGCATCGACGGCTGGGCGACGGAAGTAAGGAAGAGATAA